A part of Methanomassiliicoccales archaeon genomic DNA contains:
- a CDS encoding amino acid permease, producing the protein MAEKEVGKQSEVEVTLRRDLGLLEVLMIGIGPNIGSTIFILIGTGTGIAGPGIILAFILNFFVTICTAFSYAELASAFPETGGGYLWIKEGMFPPFGFLGGWMSWVGHCIACSVYALGFGAGMLWMIDAMDIDLGMSEHMIRVVFSVMIAVVFIYLNYRGVKGAGRSEIVVSLILILVISTFVVFGAYKILIDPDPGRNFTELMPKGTLSILTSMAFTFMVFEGYEVVAQTGEEAKDPERTVPKAMFLCIGISTFLFVAVAVTAIGVSGWENIAGWKDLAIARSAEGVIPYFGGDLIAFGIIIGSVAAVNSIIFSVSRVSFAMGRDGNLPARFGKLHKKNQTPTTALLVSGSIIIMMCILLPMDQVAAVADILILLLFTLVNISAISLRRKRPDAKRHFMMPLFPLFPLAGITAKMVLAATLIDYEPIAWYMAIAIINVGLLIHYFAKGKKEIEEAPLAERVPLTMEELEKFRVMVPIEDERSESIIDIASLVAAEHNGELLLVSVVETPSTVPINEVDRKLVEERRKMLEKLKKHAEANGVFTRAMVTVSHDVVTALIDTAKEEEANTIVVGWKGYTKTQKRILGKKMDLLLRLTPCDVLLFKAEERWRPNRILILSGGLWHVSRATEVAALIAKKNGSRVTILNVIAEERYLDTARQYSRRLAEILRKENVPVVVKEIRPETVVGGVVGESIEYDLLVMGSSAVKRVHRSDFGYVQDRIVKNAKCPVLVYKRVATFEEKEEEEVELVDITE; encoded by the coding sequence ATGGCCGAGAAAGAGGTCGGGAAACAGAGCGAGGTGGAGGTCACCCTTAGGAGGGACCTGGGCCTTCTTGAGGTGCTGATGATAGGCATCGGTCCCAACATCGGTTCTACCATCTTCATCCTGATCGGGACCGGCACCGGTATAGCGGGACCGGGCATTATACTCGCCTTCATTCTGAACTTCTTCGTCACCATCTGCACGGCATTCTCATATGCCGAGCTAGCCTCCGCATTCCCAGAGACGGGCGGGGGATACCTTTGGATAAAGGAGGGGATGTTCCCTCCTTTCGGTTTCTTAGGGGGATGGATGTCCTGGGTAGGGCATTGCATCGCGTGCAGCGTCTATGCCCTCGGCTTTGGCGCAGGCATGCTATGGATGATAGATGCGATGGACATCGACCTGGGGATGTCGGAGCATATGATAAGGGTGGTCTTCTCCGTCATGATCGCCGTCGTCTTCATCTATCTGAACTATCGCGGTGTCAAAGGTGCGGGGCGCTCGGAGATCGTCGTCTCGCTGATCCTCATCCTGGTCATATCGACCTTCGTGGTGTTCGGCGCATATAAGATACTCATCGACCCCGACCCTGGAAGGAACTTCACCGAGCTTATGCCAAAAGGAACGCTGAGCATATTGACGTCGATGGCCTTCACGTTCATGGTCTTCGAGGGCTATGAGGTCGTGGCGCAGACAGGAGAGGAGGCGAAGGACCCCGAGAGGACCGTCCCAAAGGCGATGTTCCTCTGTATCGGCATAAGCACCTTCCTCTTCGTCGCCGTCGCAGTGACGGCCATAGGGGTCTCAGGATGGGAGAACATAGCAGGATGGAAGGACCTGGCCATAGCACGCTCGGCCGAAGGGGTGATACCTTATTTTGGAGGCGACCTGATAGCGTTCGGCATCATAATCGGGTCGGTGGCGGCGGTCAATTCGATCATATTCTCCGTGTCCAGGGTCTCTTTCGCAATGGGAAGGGATGGGAACCTCCCCGCCAGGTTCGGCAAGCTGCATAAGAAGAACCAGACGCCTACCACCGCACTGTTGGTGTCAGGCTCGATAATCATCATGATGTGCATCCTTCTTCCAATGGACCAGGTGGCCGCGGTCGCCGACATCCTGATACTCTTGTTGTTCACATTGGTCAACATCTCAGCGATATCATTGAGGAGGAAGAGACCGGACGCCAAGCGCCATTTCATGATGCCCCTTTTCCCGCTATTCCCGTTGGCAGGCATAACCGCCAAGATGGTGCTTGCCGCGACCCTCATCGACTACGAGCCTATCGCATGGTACATGGCCATAGCGATCATAAACGTCGGTCTCCTGATCCATTATTTCGCTAAAGGGAAGAAGGAGATAGAGGAAGCCCCTTTGGCGGAGCGCGTCCCGCTCACCATGGAGGAGCTTGAGAAGTTCCGTGTCATGGTCCCGATAGAGGACGAGAGGAGCGAGTCGATCATAGACATCGCTTCATTGGTGGCGGCAGAGCACAACGGGGAGCTCCTGTTGGTCAGCGTCGTCGAGACCCCCTCGACCGTCCCGATAAACGAGGTCGACCGTAAACTTGTGGAAGAGCGCCGCAAGATGCTAGAGAAGCTGAAGAAGCATGCGGAGGCGAACGGCGTCTTCACAAGAGCGATGGTGACCGTCTCGCACGATGTGGTGACCGCTCTCATAGATACGGCCAAGGAAGAAGAGGCGAACACGATCGTGGTCGGGTGGAAAGGATACACAAAGACGCAGAAGCGCATACTTGGCAAGAAGATGGACCTTCTCCTTAGGCTGACACCTTGTGATGTCCTATTGTTCAAGGCAGAGGAGCGATGGAGGCCGAACAGGATCCTCATTCTCTCAGGCGGACTGTGGCACGTCAGCAGGGCGACCGAGGTTGCCGCCCTCATCGCCAAGAAGAACGGGTCGAGGGTGACGATCCTGAACGTCATCGCGGAAGAGAGGTATCTGGACACCGCCAGACAATACTCTCGTAGACTGGCAGAGATCCTTAGGAAGGAGAATGTGCCCGTCGTGGTCAAGGAGATACGCCCGGAGACCGTCGTGGGCGGGGTGGTGGGAGAATCGATCGAATATGACCTGCTGGTCATGGGCTCCAGCGCCGTCAAGAGGGTGCACAGGAGCGACTTTGGATACGTCCAGGACAGGATAGTGAAGAACGCGAAGTGCCCGGTCCTGGTCTACAAGCGCGTCGCGACATTTGAGGAGAAGGAAGAGGAAGAGGTAGAGCTTGTGGACATCACCGAATGA
- a CDS encoding M48 family metallopeptidase has protein sequence MEKMVTYSLPNVTDVGNIDRSSLTDYFQRAGSKRGLSVLYADFFPFKEFKTVWTKRGGALELKVTDYMAGARQDILEEFADCICRRIICKRSDEIYTPVMKEWLQSQEFVELNRSTYLQRSRNLAYTAKGIHYDLEEARTRLLSEGLLPDIPDNYITWTKRPNLQRMGYCSVIMRVVAVSSALDSGEVPEFVSDYVLYHELLHLNDGLKALGSHHDAAFRTKERKYPRWKEAEVALRRIASGRI, from the coding sequence ATGGAAAAGATGGTCACATACAGCCTGCCAAACGTTACTGATGTCGGGAACATCGATAGGTCGTCCTTGACGGACTATTTTCAAAGGGCCGGTTCAAAAAGGGGCCTCTCGGTCCTGTACGCAGATTTTTTCCCGTTCAAGGAGTTCAAGACGGTCTGGACCAAGCGCGGGGGCGCGCTTGAATTGAAGGTGACGGATTATATGGCGGGGGCACGGCAGGACATACTGGAAGAGTTCGCCGACTGCATATGCAGAAGGATCATCTGTAAAAGGTCCGATGAGATCTACACCCCTGTCATGAAGGAATGGCTGCAATCACAGGAGTTCGTTGAGCTGAACAGGTCCACATACCTTCAAAGGAGCAGGAACCTGGCATACACGGCGAAAGGGATACATTACGACCTCGAGGAGGCTAGGACCAGATTGCTCTCGGAAGGTCTGTTGCCCGATATTCCTGATAATTACATCACATGGACAAAGAGACCAAACCTCCAGAGGATGGGATATTGTTCGGTCATCATGAGAGTGGTGGCGGTCAGCAGCGCATTGGACTCCGGGGAGGTCCCCGAGTTCGTGTCCGATTATGTGCTCTATCACGAACTGTTGCATCTGAACGATGGCCTCAAGGCCTTGGGCTCCCACCACGATGCCGCGTTCAGGACAAAAGAGAGAAAATATCCCCGCTGGAAGGAGGCGGAGGTCGCCCTAAGGCGGATAGCCTCGGGCCGAATCTGA
- a CDS encoding HD domain-containing protein, whose amino-acid sequence MIKMEKKYIADLVEGEQISNAFYVSFKRPVRKYANGYMFEVRVGDRTGEMMVKYFGPNNQEAVQVIHDSIRDNDVVLVTGHVKTNPYNNQLEIVADPHDKRGIKKIGPNDYELEWFVPRSEKDIEGMYAELMDFARSVEDSDLRRLLLYFFEDEVFAKRFKVCPAAIKQHGNVVGGLVEHTLAIVQTCHSLSNSYPELERDLLITGAMLHDIGKIDVYEVTTNIHATDPGRLMDHLYLGAEMVRKAISSMEGFPEVLGWKVVHIVLSSHNKREYGSPIEPMFPEALAVSVVDDLEARLDKMIRLMKKTNTEDDWTYREDVGSIYLKDSKARKNVSPGP is encoded by the coding sequence ATGATCAAGATGGAAAAGAAGTATATTGCGGACCTGGTGGAGGGCGAGCAGATCTCCAACGCATTTTATGTGAGCTTCAAAAGGCCCGTCCGAAAGTATGCTAATGGGTATATGTTCGAGGTGAGGGTGGGCGACCGTACGGGGGAGATGATGGTGAAATACTTCGGCCCTAACAATCAAGAGGCAGTTCAGGTCATACACGATTCGATCAGGGATAACGATGTTGTTCTTGTCACCGGCCATGTCAAAACCAACCCTTACAACAATCAGTTGGAGATAGTCGCAGATCCGCACGATAAGAGGGGCATCAAGAAGATAGGTCCCAACGATTACGAGCTTGAATGGTTCGTCCCGCGGTCTGAGAAGGATATTGAAGGGATGTACGCGGAGCTGATGGACTTCGCCCGCTCCGTCGAGGATAGCGACCTGAGGCGTCTGTTGCTTTATTTCTTTGAGGACGAGGTCTTTGCCAAGAGGTTCAAGGTCTGCCCCGCCGCGATAAAACAACATGGGAATGTGGTCGGGGGTTTGGTCGAGCATACCTTGGCGATCGTCCAGACCTGCCACTCCCTGTCGAACTCGTATCCCGAGCTCGAGCGCGACCTTCTGATCACAGGAGCAATGTTGCACGATATCGGCAAGATCGACGTCTATGAGGTCACGACTAACATACATGCTACAGACCCAGGAAGGCTTATGGACCATCTGTACCTGGGGGCCGAGATGGTAAGAAAGGCGATATCATCAATGGAAGGTTTCCCGGAGGTCTTAGGGTGGAAGGTCGTGCACATCGTCCTCAGCAGTCATAACAAGCGGGAATATGGGTCACCCATAGAGCCTATGTTCCCAGAGGCACTGGCGGTCAGCGTCGTCGACGACCTCGAGGCAAGGCTGGACAAGATGATAAGGCTCATGAAGAAAACAAATACAGAGGACGATTGGACATACAGGGAGGATGTCGGATCGATATATCTCAAGGACTCCAAGGCAAGGAAGAACGTGTCCCCCGGACCCTAA
- a CDS encoding transcriptional repressor — protein sequence MNGKATRWTKQLKVIVDTIYESTNPMTADEVYHHAKEKLPNISLGTVYRNLNKLLAEGLISETNNNGVSLFFRHPFPNSTFECSRCHRLTSIPLDLNVLEMSRKIGMKIEKYSLHVVGTCKECESKCT from the coding sequence ATGAACGGGAAGGCGACAAGGTGGACCAAACAGCTCAAGGTCATCGTCGATACCATTTACGAGAGCACAAATCCGATGACGGCCGATGAGGTGTATCATCATGCCAAGGAAAAATTACCGAACATCAGCCTTGGCACTGTCTACCGTAACCTGAACAAGCTTCTCGCTGAGGGTTTGATATCAGAGACCAACAATAACGGCGTCAGTCTGTTCTTCCGCCATCCCTTCCCAAACTCGACATTTGAATGCTCTCGATGTCATCGCCTGACAAGCATCCCCCTGGACCTGAACGTCCTGGAGATGTCAAGGAAGATCGGGATGAAGATCGAGAAGTATTCCCTTCATGTGGTGGGCACCTGCAAGGAGTGTGAGAGCAAATGCACATAA
- a CDS encoding acetate--CoA ligase family protein, producing MKELFEPESIAVVGAAREPNKVGNAVLRNLIEDGFKGKLYAVNPKAEEILGVKCYKTLTDVPGKVDLVIIVTPAKFVPSIMEETGQKGTKACIVISAGFKEAGLEGAALESEVAAIARRYDIRVLGPNCLGLINTHHHMNATFTQNFPNEGTVAISSQSGAICSVLLDWAASTSMGYSKFISVGNKMDIEESYLLEYLRNDPRTEVIGLYIEGVNKGREFMKEAYETSRRKPIVAIKAGRTSSGAKAASSHTGAMSGSDKIYDAVFQRSGIIRVRTIDEMLDLLMIFSSQPLPKDNRVAIVTNAGGLGVMAADALADHGLALANFSPETVEELKSKLPPSANFYNPVDVIGDADAERYEHAIRTVVKDENVSAVLALMAPTDLVDVDSVARTIAAFSGKEQKPMLTSFVGGEGLKGAVSILRRSGIPNYETPDRAAFALSAMLKYKEMVQPPPVEEVMPVPGDVQRAKAIIRAARDQGRLQLSEEEGKEILRAYGVNVPEEGLARTADEAVRIANRIGYPVVMKIESPDIAHKTDVGGVVLDVNNEEQVRQDFMLIMSRTRGKVPTARISGISVQRMFKGREVIVGMVRDDQFGPVITFGLGGIFVEILKDVTQMIAPLSRHDAGKMIRSIRAYPILTGARGRRPADIKALEDVILRIAQIAADLPEIAEFEVNPVMVGDEGQGAGAVDALVTIRRESE from the coding sequence ATGAAGGAGCTTTTCGAGCCCGAGAGCATCGCGGTGGTCGGCGCCGCACGGGAACCGAACAAGGTAGGCAATGCCGTGCTACGCAATCTCATCGAGGACGGTTTCAAGGGGAAGCTCTATGCCGTGAACCCGAAGGCCGAGGAGATCCTTGGTGTCAAGTGCTATAAGACGCTCACCGATGTGCCTGGAAAGGTCGACCTGGTGATCATTGTCACCCCGGCGAAGTTCGTCCCGTCGATAATGGAGGAGACAGGGCAGAAGGGCACCAAGGCATGCATAGTCATCTCGGCGGGCTTCAAGGAGGCAGGTCTCGAGGGGGCCGCATTGGAATCTGAAGTTGCCGCGATCGCCAGACGTTATGACATAAGGGTGCTTGGTCCAAACTGCCTGGGCCTGATCAACACGCATCACCATATGAACGCGACCTTCACTCAGAACTTCCCGAACGAGGGGACGGTGGCGATAAGCTCGCAGTCAGGGGCGATATGCTCGGTCCTGTTGGACTGGGCGGCCAGCACCAGCATGGGATATTCGAAGTTCATAAGCGTGGGAAACAAGATGGACATAGAGGAGTCCTATCTACTGGAATATCTCAGGAACGACCCTAGGACGGAGGTCATCGGCCTTTACATCGAAGGTGTGAACAAGGGCAGGGAGTTCATGAAAGAGGCCTATGAGACCTCTCGTCGAAAACCGATAGTCGCCATTAAGGCAGGGAGGACGAGCTCTGGGGCCAAGGCCGCATCCTCGCACACCGGTGCGATGTCCGGCAGCGATAAGATCTACGACGCGGTCTTCCAGAGGTCCGGTATCATACGTGTGAGGACCATCGATGAGATGCTGGACCTTTTGATGATATTCTCATCACAACCTCTCCCTAAGGACAACAGGGTGGCCATAGTCACGAACGCCGGTGGGCTGGGGGTCATGGCCGCGGACGCACTGGCCGACCATGGACTTGCGTTGGCCAACTTCTCACCTGAGACCGTTGAAGAGCTGAAATCGAAGCTCCCCCCATCGGCCAATTTCTACAACCCTGTCGATGTGATCGGGGATGCGGACGCCGAGCGGTATGAGCACGCCATAAGGACCGTGGTAAAGGATGAGAATGTATCAGCGGTCCTGGCCCTGATGGCCCCGACCGACCTTGTCGATGTGGACTCCGTGGCGAGGACCATAGCCGCTTTCTCAGGCAAGGAGCAAAAACCGATGCTCACCTCCTTTGTAGGTGGCGAGGGCCTCAAAGGGGCGGTGTCGATACTGAGGAGGTCTGGTATTCCCAACTATGAGACCCCCGACAGGGCCGCCTTTGCACTGAGCGCCATGTTAAAGTATAAAGAGATGGTGCAGCCGCCGCCTGTCGAGGAGGTCATGCCGGTCCCAGGCGATGTCCAAAGGGCAAAGGCCATCATCAGGGCTGCAAGGGACCAGGGGAGGCTGCAGCTCTCCGAGGAGGAAGGGAAGGAGATCCTCAGAGCGTATGGAGTGAACGTACCTGAGGAAGGGCTCGCCAGGACAGCTGATGAGGCCGTTAGGATCGCCAACAGGATAGGGTACCCCGTTGTCATGAAGATAGAGTCCCCTGACATTGCGCATAAGACCGACGTGGGAGGGGTCGTCCTGGACGTGAACAACGAGGAGCAGGTACGTCAGGACTTCATGCTCATAATGTCCAGGACGAGGGGCAAGGTCCCAACGGCCAGGATATCGGGCATATCTGTCCAAAGGATGTTCAAGGGAAGAGAGGTGATCGTCGGGATGGTCAGGGACGACCAGTTCGGCCCGGTGATCACATTCGGTCTCGGGGGCATATTCGTCGAGATCCTGAAGGACGTGACGCAGATGATCGCGCCCCTTTCGCGTCACGACGCTGGAAAGATGATACGGTCGATAAGGGCATATCCTATATTGACGGGCGCGAGGGGGAGGAGGCCGGCGGACATCAAGGCCTTGGAGGACGTCATCCTCCGTATAGCGCAGATAGCAGCTGACCTCCCCGAGATCGCCGAGTTCGAGGTCAACCCCGTCATGGTAGGGGACGAGGGCCAGGGGGCCGGCGCGGTGGACGCATTGGTGACGATAAGGAGGGA
- a CDS encoding DHH family phosphoesterase produces the protein MSRDDRDKHLITRGNVDGIASAAVFLSRYPSSKISFVTSPRAGANALVKDRSSREIFLVDIALTRDVVEAVGHRKAQTVYLLDHHPSSMTEGMSGIRIVQEGMSAAHVLYDHLRAGTHLKRLVSIADHLEYCETDLLKDTLRKHGRQRLEEEARILDFSWRLNIEDDEFRLVASKHLSEGHWPSQVGAVKRRYIQVLNENRWGKAVARVKAGLEVREGVGIFQCNEKNRSLYGFGTRALVDVAQRRGCSYAMMLNDRKDNCSVSIRGMSDRGLDIGRFVEEFVTLHGMDGGGHPNSAGARIPLPMENRFVDEFVSASLIR, from the coding sequence TTGTCCAGGGATGACCGAGACAAACACCTTATAACCCGTGGCAATGTTGACGGGATAGCATCTGCTGCGGTCTTTCTGAGCAGATACCCTTCGTCAAAGATCTCTTTTGTCACCTCCCCAAGGGCCGGGGCCAACGCGCTGGTCAAAGACCGCTCATCAAGGGAGATATTCCTTGTGGACATTGCCCTGACCAGGGATGTGGTGGAGGCCGTTGGCCATAGGAAGGCCCAGACAGTATACTTGCTGGACCATCATCCTTCCTCTATGACGGAAGGCATGAGCGGCATCAGGATAGTCCAGGAGGGGATGAGCGCGGCGCACGTGCTTTACGACCATCTAAGGGCTGGAACGCATCTGAAAAGGCTGGTCTCCATAGCTGACCATCTGGAGTATTGTGAGACCGACCTTCTCAAGGACACCCTCAGGAAACACGGTAGACAGAGGCTCGAGGAGGAGGCGCGGATCCTTGACTTCTCCTGGCGACTGAACATTGAGGATGATGAGTTCAGACTGGTCGCCAGCAAACATCTTTCGGAAGGTCATTGGCCTTCGCAGGTGGGGGCGGTCAAGCGAAGATATATCCAGGTGCTCAATGAGAACCGATGGGGGAAGGCGGTGGCCCGCGTGAAGGCCGGCCTGGAGGTCCGGGAGGGCGTCGGGATATTCCAATGCAATGAGAAGAACCGCTCGTTGTATGGGTTCGGAACGAGGGCCCTTGTGGATGTCGCGCAGCGCAGGGGATGCTCCTACGCGATGATGTTGAACGACAGGAAGGACAACTGCTCGGTGTCGATAAGGGGGATGAGCGACCGAGGCCTGGATATCGGGCGTTTTGTCGAGGAGTTCGTCACATTACATGGCATGGACGGAGGAGGGCATCCGAACAGCGCGGGTGCGAGGATACCTTTGCCGATGGAGAACAGGTTCGTCGACGAGTTCGTCTCGGCATCGCTCATTCGGTGA
- a CDS encoding energy-coupling factor ABC transporter permease, translating to MHIMEGFLNIYWCIFWYVVCIPFLFIGALKLKKMFEENPESKLTVAISGAFIFVLSSLKLPSVTGSSSHPTGTGLSTILSGPWITSILATIVLLFQALLLAHGGITTLGANVFSMGIFGPFVAYMVFKAMTKAKVHMIPTIFATAFVADFATYLMTSLQLALAYPSDGSVLISLSTFLGIFALTQVPLALLEAVLIVMFFDFLSNSRPELIRPELRIKKGSRIPWGSRMVVGAIIAICIASVPALMYAGQELDGADDRGGEAIQSIVPDYKPWFEGFFQPSEGLEPWLFKLQLAIGVVIIIAVLYIAMKRYGKNKMPEMKK from the coding sequence ATGCACATAATGGAAGGCTTCCTGAACATATACTGGTGCATCTTCTGGTATGTTGTCTGCATCCCGTTCTTGTTCATCGGGGCGTTGAAGCTCAAGAAGATGTTCGAAGAGAATCCTGAGAGCAAGTTGACCGTGGCCATCTCGGGCGCGTTCATATTCGTCCTTTCCTCGTTGAAATTACCATCTGTCACAGGGTCATCATCCCACCCGACCGGCACTGGCCTGTCGACGATACTGTCCGGTCCGTGGATAACTAGCATATTGGCCACCATCGTCCTCTTGTTCCAGGCATTATTGCTGGCCCATGGAGGCATAACCACTTTGGGCGCGAACGTCTTCTCCATGGGCATCTTCGGGCCCTTTGTCGCCTATATGGTGTTCAAGGCCATGACGAAGGCCAAGGTCCACATGATACCGACCATATTCGCAACGGCATTCGTCGCGGACTTCGCGACCTATCTGATGACGAGCCTCCAGCTCGCCTTGGCGTACCCTTCGGACGGCAGCGTACTGATATCGCTCTCGACCTTCCTGGGCATCTTTGCCCTTACCCAGGTGCCTTTGGCCCTGTTGGAGGCGGTGCTCATCGTCATGTTCTTCGACTTCCTCTCTAACTCCAGACCTGAACTGATCAGACCAGAGCTGAGGATCAAGAAAGGGAGCAGGATACCATGGGGTTCGAGGATGGTCGTCGGAGCGATCATAGCTATTTGCATCGCCTCGGTCCCCGCCCTGATGTATGCCGGTCAAGAGCTCGATGGGGCCGATGACAGGGGCGGCGAGGCGATACAGTCCATCGTTCCGGACTATAAGCCATGGTTCGAAGGCTTCTTCCAACCCTCCGAGGGTCTGGAGCCCTGGCTCTTCAAATTGCAGTTGGCGATAGGCGTCGTCATCATAATCGCTGTGCTATACATAGCGATGAAAAGGTATGGGAAGAACAAAATGCCTGAGATGAAGAAATGA
- the cbiQ gene encoding cobalt ECF transporter T component CbiQ, translating into MRGIDELAYQSRLRQWPPLGKFLLTLSLLIVALTTDSILIPLMTFFIGACLLVYSTGLRFPRMIGMLILDGLVVILVGCLVIALITKGGGEVARFDVMGWTLTLDRDGLNLSTLVLMRALAGITIMLAFITSTPVPHFAMALRQLRVPKEIMELTVLVYRYSFLLLEQLETMTIAASSRLGFKGIRNSLRTSSRLAVGLFSRSLSMAERSQVALNCRNYKGDFPIYRPPRRLTLAWVIGPIGLAIIIYIIDNFLEPIWRISW; encoded by the coding sequence ATGAGAGGGATAGACGAGCTCGCCTATCAATCAAGGCTGAGGCAATGGCCCCCATTGGGCAAATTCCTTCTCACCTTGTCCCTTTTGATAGTGGCGCTAACGACCGATTCCATCTTGATACCGCTGATGACCTTCTTCATCGGAGCATGTCTCCTGGTCTATTCGACCGGCCTTCGGTTTCCACGGATGATCGGGATGCTCATCTTGGACGGTCTCGTGGTCATCTTGGTGGGCTGCCTGGTGATCGCGCTCATAACCAAGGGAGGAGGCGAGGTAGCGAGGTTCGATGTCATGGGCTGGACACTGACCTTGGACAGGGACGGCCTCAACCTCTCCACACTTGTCCTGATGAGAGCTTTGGCGGGCATCACCATAATGCTGGCCTTTATCACCTCGACCCCCGTGCCACATTTCGCAATGGCTTTGAGACAGCTCAGGGTCCCAAAAGAGATCATGGAACTGACCGTGCTTGTCTACAGATATTCTTTCTTGTTGCTGGAACAGCTTGAGACCATGACCATCGCCGCATCATCTAGATTGGGGTTCAAGGGCATCCGCAACAGCCTGAGGACATCATCCCGATTGGCGGTGGGCCTTTTCTCCCGCTCGCTCTCTATGGCGGAGAGATCTCAGGTGGCACTTAACTGTAGGAATTATAAAGGAGACTTCCCGATCTACAGGCCGCCAAGGCGGCTCACATTGGCGTGGGTCATCGGACCGATAGGCCTTGCCATCATCATCTATATCATAGATAATTTCCTTGAACCGATTTGGAGAATTTCTTGGTGA
- a CDS encoding ATP-binding cassette domain-containing protein → MNDPVLKTEELVYTYPNGTVALEDVNLEIPRGKKIILLGPNGAGKSTLFLHFNGILRPRSGKVYLNGKEVRYGKKDLEEVRSKVSLVMQNPDDQIFSATIEEDVAFGPMNMGLPRDEVERRVNEALDQVDLYDIREKPTQQLSFGQRKRVSLAGAIAMRPEVLVMDEPTAGLDSRMVHELLELADELNQQGMTVIMSTHDVETAYAWADEVRVLNKGRIIYSGGPDGFFSDGQRARNMGLTEPILYDLNRTMSRHRKMELAPYPKNIFELNQKFGQHTGKMGQLYFYPVTDLSKETIKTIRHMMPQAAIGLIGTRARKVGNDLGLQVEHRFDSYDEALIEMGHGRDFIMIGDENWRKDIEQRLERLGSEFGSPIRLARL, encoded by the coding sequence ATGAACGACCCCGTGCTCAAGACCGAGGAACTCGTTTACACCTATCCTAATGGGACAGTGGCACTCGAGGATGTGAACCTGGAGATCCCCAGGGGCAAGAAGATCATATTGCTGGGCCCAAATGGTGCCGGGAAATCCACATTGTTCCTCCATTTCAATGGGATACTAAGGCCAAGGTCAGGGAAGGTCTATCTGAACGGCAAGGAGGTCCGGTATGGAAAAAAGGACCTTGAAGAGGTCCGCTCCAAGGTCTCCCTGGTGATGCAGAACCCGGATGATCAGATCTTCTCGGCCACCATCGAGGAGGATGTTGCCTTTGGGCCCATGAACATGGGGTTGCCAAGGGATGAGGTCGAGAGAAGGGTCAACGAGGCCTTGGACCAGGTCGACCTCTATGACATTCGCGAAAAACCGACGCAGCAGCTCTCCTTCGGTCAGAGGAAGAGGGTCTCCCTCGCCGGAGCGATCGCGATGAGGCCTGAGGTCTTGGTCATGGATGAGCCCACCGCCGGGCTGGACTCAAGGATGGTCCACGAGCTTCTGGAACTGGCGGACGAGCTGAACCAGCAGGGGATGACCGTCATCATGTCCACGCACGATGTCGAGACAGCATATGCCTGGGCCGACGAGGTCCGGGTGTTGAACAAGGGGCGCATCATCTACTCGGGGGGCCCCGACGGTTTCTTCTCCGACGGTCAGAGGGCAAGGAACATGGGCCTTACCGAGCCGATACTTTACGACCTGAACAGGACCATGAGCAGACATAGGAAGATGGAACTTGCACCTTATCCCAAGAACATCTTCGAGCTGAACCAGAAGTTCGGGCAGCATACAGGCAAGATGGGACAGCTTTATTTCTATCCAGTGACCGACCTCAGCAAGGAGACCATCAAGACCATCAGGCACATGATGCCGCAGGCCGCGATCGGACTTATAGGGACCAGGGCCAGGAAGGTCGGGAACGACCTCGGGCTTCAGGTCGAGCACAGGTTCGATTCGTATGACGAGGCCCTGATAGAGATGGGCCATGGCCGGGACTTCATCATGATAGGCGATGAGAACTGGCGGAAGGACATCGAGCAGAGATTGGAGAGGCTCGGGTCCGAGTTCGGTTCCCCGATAAGGCTTGCAAGGTTATGA